GAGGACAGGGTCACTAAGGAAGCCACCCCTGGTGCTGGAACCAGGGGAGGAGCCGCATCGCTCATCGCTCTCCCCTTCCGCTGGGCCAGGTCCTAATGGGTGTGTGGTGCTGGGTGCACAGAGCCAAACACGAATGAGCAGGGAAGGTGAGCTGTGGGGCTGGAAGAGGCCTCTCCCCACCTTTCTCCCTGACCCAGTGAGGGGTCTTCCCAAGGGACACCTCTCAGGTGACCAGCAGGCAGGCTCTGCACCTCACGGCTATTCCAGGAGCTAGGGAGTAGCCAGCCCCTCCCGAGCTCTGGTGTAGGGGGCAGGAACCAGGCCTGGGGGTCTGACTCCTCATAGAGTGTAGCTCCTTCAGCCAGGCTTTTGGGTTCTTTCTAGTCATTCCCAGATTGCTCCCTTTTCTGAAAAGCAGCCCCGTTAATCTTGTTTGCTGGAGGCATGCTTACTGGTGTGAATGCTCAAAGGAGAGCTTTTGTCTTCCACCCAAATTAACCCCCAGTAATTGGAGGACCCCTTACAAGGCGCCTATGGCCCTTCCCAACCTCAAGGGCCACCTGTTGAGTTGCCTTCTGACTGCCCCCACCAGCGGGCTGACAGGGCCCCCAGAGCATCAGGCAGCTGGCAAACATTTTCTTGGGAGCTTCTCCAGTTCTGACAGGTGCCTTGAGGGACCTGGCCTTCcaaggaggtggggcagggggctaGATGGCATGAACAAGTACCTTCTGTATTATGTCCCCCACCAACCTCAGATAACCTTGGGGCGGCTTGGGGAGGCGCCTGCTTTGGGGGCTGAGCTCTGGCCTCAGGGCTACAGCAAAGCCCTTGGCCTGAGTGCTGGAAGCTCCCAGACCTGTCTAGAGTTCTTCAGGCTGGTTACACTAGCCTTCTGGTaccagtggggaaactgaggctccagaaGGGCAGGGTCAGGAGCTTGACCCACGCCTGCCTTGGGcggtttcttttgctcttgggAGCAGCGGGTGGAGCAGGGAGGGTCTGAGAATGCCCCACCTTGGCAGAGCTGGGCGCTCAGATCAAGGTTGGGTTGGGCTAGGAGCTGCATCCCTTCAGAGTGAGTGGCTCAGACCCCCCAGTGCACTACCCTTCCTACCTTGCAAGCAAGTTCATGGGCTTCCTGGAAACAGAGGGGGTGGAGCAGGTGTAATGACCCTTAGGAAACATGCTGGTCCAGGCTCCCGTTGAGAAAGCAGAGCTCTGCCTCTGGTCCAGCTGAGCCAGTGGGACCAGATGGTCTCGGGAACTTCGCAGggtccccacccctctcccctccttccaggcACAGTGCCTCCTCCACCGGCTCCCAAAGCATAGACCCCTCAGGAAAAAGCCTTTTGGTTCAGATCCAAAGTGGCTGGAAATCCCCAAGCTCTGCACTCTGACCTGACCTTGGAGAAATGGTTTTGCTTGGGTCCTGACCCCCATCCATTGGTCCTACCAGCCTGTCCTGGGAGAGGAAGGACTTCCCGTTCGGTGGGCCCTTGCTTCCCTTCCCCACAAGGAGGGCAGGAGCCGTCTTAACTGAAGGAGCGAGGTTAGGGAGTGAGGTGACCTGGGCTGGAGAACACCCCCCAGGAGAGCGCCTGGGACTGTGGAACTCGTTCTGTCACTGGCATCTAATCCTGTGTCCTTCTACCTCCCGTCTCCCACCCAGACCCGGCATGTCTTCCGTCATCTGAAGCTTGGATACatgcttcctttctcctttctgaaTATAATTTCAAAAACGGGATGCAAGTTAAAAGCCAGACTACGCATCTACAATgaattccttcctccctccctcagcccctccccaaaggcagcccaggcccagccactGTCCCCTGCAAAGCTGGTCACCTGTGGGCGGCCAGCCGCATGGACTTCGCCCTAAATGAGGTGGCATgagtttcctggggctgctgtggAAGTCACCACACCCTGAGTACCTCCCAACAGCACAGATTGGTTCTCTGACCGTCCTGGACGCCAGAGGTCCACTCTCGGCCCCACAGTCTAAGTCCAGGTACGGGCAGGGCTGACTCTGGGAGAATCAGTTGTCAGTCTCCAACCACAGGACATCAACTCCATTGGCTTTGCTTTAGAGATGCTTCACAATTATATCGGATAGAATGTCTAGCGATGAACACTCTAAACTCTGGAATGTTTATGGTAGGTTGGGATATTTGAATATGTACATTACTCCTTTCTTGAAATGTGCTGTATTTGCTCACATTTCATTGAAGATGTCTGTACCCCTGTCGATAAGTGAGTCCTGAGGTTTCTGCCAGCACTGTTGGCACTGGGTTGTGCTGATCCCTAGCAtgtcctttttcctttttacccTCATGGGATCACCCCCTTGATTGCCTTCTGCCTCTTGTTTTCCATTAAAAGTGTGTGCGTGTCCTTTGTCCATCGTGCTGCTTAGTGGTGGTTTCCATTTTCTCACTTGTACAGACGCAGCCCTGCAGGGGGACGTGTGGGACAGTCTTGCATGCCTCAGACCCTGCTGGTTTttgctcccctcccaccctcagccctgAATCAGGGAGCTCTGAACACACTCCCATCCCACCCTGTCAAGCATCTTTGTGTCTTGCGACCTGCCTGGATGTCAGGCCCCCTTTAGCATTCTTCTAGCTCCCAGATGCAGGAGCAGTGTGGGGGGAGCTACCGCGTGGGAAATCGATCGCCATCTCACCCGGCTTCTGGACCTTCTTATCTGTCACGTCTCCACCCCTTCCAGTTGTTGTCCCAGAGGCCATGCCAGTCTCTTAACCTTGTGGCTGTCTCTGGGGCCAGGGTTCTGTACCTCTCACCCCTCTTACCAGCCTCTGCACGGTAGGGCCTGGATGGAGGGGTGCTCTGGAATCCTTGTGCAGGCTGAGCCTCAGTGGGGGTCCGCTGGAAGCCCAGCCCTCGCTAGGTTCTGGAAGGCCAGTTATCTGGGTCAGGGCAGTGGCTGGTTGCTGCCTCATGTGGCCGCCACTTCACAACAGGCCTGCTCACCACTGTTTCCTACCTCTTACTGTTTCAGGGCTTGGTTATGACCCGTACAACCCTGAGCTGCCCAAGCTCCCGGCACAGAGGGAGAATGGCGTCCTGGGCAGAGGGGACGAGCCCCACTCAGACatcctggagctggagctggtcaACCAGGCCATCGAGGCCGTGCGCTCTGAGGTGGAGATAGAGCAGCGGCGGTACCAGGAGCTCCTGGAGACAGCCCGCGAGCACGTCTCTGCTGAGGTCCCCACCCTGGCACCCCATGGCTCTGCCACCAGCTTGGATGAGGATGCCTTCCCACTGTCCTTTGATTACAGCCCTGGTGGCCAAAGCCTGTTAAGCCCCAATGCTAGCTACCAGCCCACCCCACTGGCCGCTCCTGCTGAGCTGGGCAGCAAGTACTTGCTGGCTTCTCTGGACCCTGCTCAGGGCCGTGGCGGAGGGGGCAGTGGTGCTCTGGAGTACGTCCCCAAGGCCGTGAGCCAGCCCAGACGGTACAGCCGCCCCGTCTCCAGCAGCAAGTACGTGGTGGATGACTCCAAGCCGTCCACTGACCTGGAGTATGACCCACTGTCCAACTTCTCCGCTCGGCTACTCAGCAGGGCCAGCTCCAAGGATAACCGGGCCCCTAAACGGCCCCGGGGCTCCCGTGGCAACAGTGAGCCCTACACACCGGCACTCAAGAAGCCCTGCGACCCCTTCGGTGGCTGCGATGCCAGATTCTCCGACTCAGATGATGACACCagtgcagccactgccagccccCTGAGGGCTCAGGCAGGAGCTGAGAGCAAGGGGCCTGGCAAGTCAGGCTCCAGggagggccaggagcctgaggaGGGCAGCCTTCGGGAGACCAAGGAGATAGCTGTGCAGTATGATGTGGAGGACCTTGGGCAGCCTCCCAAGGACCCTAGTGGGGCATGCCCGGCCAAGCCCGGCTCCCCGCCAGCCAGGGCCTTGAAAGAGTGCAGCAGCCCCAAGAAGGGAAGACTCAAGAAGAGGAAAAGTGGGGTGCCACCGACCCCTGGCCCCAGGGATGGTGTCCGGAAAACAGACAGGAGTAAGGATGGAGAGCACAGGAGGTCAGCTGTGAAGCCCAGTGTAGACAAGAGGGTCTCACAGGCCAGCACCCCCAAGCGCAGGGCAGAGAGGCCCCATGGGACCAAGAAAAAGCCATCTCTGGCCACCTCAGTGGTCAGCTCAGGGAAAGGCCGGACTGACCAGCTTCGGCTGCAGCCAAGCCCCAGCCCCACTGGCGGGGATGCCTCCCAGCTGCCAGACAGGACGGGTGGGAAAACCCCATCTGGGAAGCTGGTGGAGCGGAAGGCCCACTCGCTGGACGAGGGCACCTCCCAGGCCCCCAAGCTGCAGAGGCGGACCCTGAGCCATGCAGACCTCTTTGGGGATGAGAGTGAGGATGAGGACCCAGCGCCCACGGCACCTGGACTgtgtcctcctgccctccccgacTTCAGCTCCAGCTCGGACTCGGACTCGGACTCGGACTCTAGCCTGGGCCTCTCAGCCACGCGGGGGCCGCACAAGCGCCTCAAGGCCTCCCCTCACCCATCGCCTTGCCCAGCCTCGCTCTCATCTTCCACATCCTCCTCcacgtcctcctcctcctcgggggCAGGCACAGACGTGGATTACTCTGCCCTGGAGAAGGAGGTCGACTTCGACTCTGACCCCATGGAGGAGTGCCTGCGCATTTTCAACGAATCCACCTGTGTCAAGGTGGAGGACAGGGGCCGGAAGGCCCGGCAGGTGAGGGTCTGGGCTGGGCTCGGGAAGGCTGCTGACACTCTGTCCTCAGAGTCTGCCTGTGACTGGAGTCTCAGTGCAGAGGTGGAGACGGCTTCTTAACTTATCCAAAATTCAGGAACCCTCGGTGGCTGCTTGCTGCCCCCCTGAGCCCTGTCCAGAAGGAGGACACTGACTTACGGCCA
The sequence above is a segment of the Myotis daubentonii chromosome 5, mMyoDau2.1, whole genome shotgun sequence genome. Coding sequences within it:
- the REXO1 gene encoding RNA exonuclease 1 homolog isoform X2, with protein sequence MSSDEHSKLWNVYGLGYDPYNPELPKLPAQRENGVLGRGDEPHSDILELELVNQAIEAVRSEVEIEQRRYQELLETAREHVSAEVPTLAPHGSATSLDEDAFPLSFDYSPGGQSLLSPNASYQPTPLAAPAELGSKYLLASLDPAQGRGGGGSGALEYVPKAVSQPRRYSRPVSSSKYVVDDSKPSTDLEYDPLSNFSARLLSRASSKDNRAPKRPRGSRGNSEPYTPALKKPCDPFGGCDARFSDSDDDTSAATASPLRAQAGAESKGPGKSGSREGQEPEEGSLRETKEIAVQYDVEDLGQPPKDPSGACPAKPGSPPARALKECSSPKKGRLKKRKSGVPPTPGPRDGVRKTDRSKDGEHRRSAVKPSVDKRVSQASTPKRRAERPHGTKKKPSLATSVVSSGKGRTDQLRLQPSPSPTGGDASQLPDRTGGKTPSGKLVERKAHSLDEGTSQAPKLQRRTLSHADLFGDESEDEDPAPTAPGLCPPALPDFSSSSDSDSDSDSSLGLSATRGPHKRLKASPHPSPCPASLSSSTSSSTSSSSSGAGTDVDYSALEKEVDFDSDPMEECLRIFNESTCVKVEDRGRKARQPPKEEKVEDKEQLGLTTLFPGQKRRISHLTKQGKESEPVRRGLGPPTRFPTAQEVCYRRAQQAQRESASWLQAAQQPAEKPTSIHISVPGEKRRIAHVPNPCLAAGTKRTLPASSSQPPNGLEPGSQLLKTRTLSGMASKTTSTVTPKRVAHSPSLQSLKKPIIPKEFGGKVPTVIRQRYLNLFIEECLKFCPSNQEAIEKALNEEKVAYDRSPSKNIYLNVAVNTLKKLRGLVPSTVPGLSKTSGRRVVSHEAVLGGKLAAKTSFSLNRPSSPRVEDLKGAALYDRLKEYLLTEDQLKENGYPFPHPKRPGGAVIFTAEEKLPKDSSCRVCCRCGTEYLVSPSGRCVRDEECYYHWGRLRRNRVAGGWETQYMCCSAAIGSTGCQVAKQHVQDGRKENLEGFMKTFDKELPEDAHPGIYALDCEMSYTTYGLELTRVTVVDTDMQVVYDTFVKPDNEIVDYNTRFSGVTEADLADTSISLRDVQAVLLSMFNADTILIGHSLESDLLALKVIHSTVVDTSVLFPHRLGLPYKRSLRNLMADYLRQIIQDNVDGHSSSEDASACMHLVIWKIREDAKTKR